A stretch of Malus sylvestris chromosome 11, drMalSylv7.2, whole genome shotgun sequence DNA encodes these proteins:
- the LOC126589940 gene encoding calcium-transporting ATPase 2, plasma membrane-type-like: MLHKRKEIYGVNKFAEKPSRGFLVYVWEALQDTTLMILAFCALVSLLVGIMTEGWPKGAHDGLGIVASILLVVFVTATSDYKQSLQFKDLEKEKKKITVQATRDGFRQKLSIYELLPGDIVHLSIGDLVPADGLFVSIGL; this comes from the coding sequence ATGCTGCATaagagaaaagaaatatatGGAGTTAATAAATTCGCTGAAAAACCATCCCGTGGATTTCTTGTTTATGTGTGGGAAGCCCTTCAAGACACTACCCTCATGATACTTGCATTTTGTGCCCTTGTATCTCTGCTTGTTGGGATAATGACAGAAGGTTGGCCAAAGGGTGCCCACGATGGACTTGGAATTGTTGCGAGCATTTTGCTTGTTGTATTTGTCACTGCAACTAGTGATTATAAGCAATCCCTGCAGTTCAAGGActtggagaaggagaagaaaaaaattacagTTCAGGCTACTAGAGATGGATTCAGACAGAAGCTGTCCATATATGAACTACTTCCTGGTGACATTGTTCATCTTTCTATTGGAGATCTGGTCCCAGCTGATGGACTTTTTGTTTCAATTGGGTTGTAG